In Candidatus Saccharibacteria bacterium oral taxon 488, one DNA window encodes the following:
- a CDS encoding ATP-binding cassette domain-containing protein, with protein MAQPEPIITVDQLVKTYDGKNVVDSVSFEVKKGEIFGILGPNGAGKTTTLEMLEALRTIDGGTATIDGINVAKQPKHIKNIIGIQLQSTTFYDKLTLREQLKMFASLYGQMVDADALLAKVQLTDKAKSYVEQLSGGQKQRFAIASTLVNNPTVLFLDEPTTGLDPQARRNLWDLIKEIRDEGITIVLTTHYMDEAELLCDRLAIMDNGKIITIDTPHNLIQQLLARGFKKKQVVEQANLEDVFIDLTGKAIRD; from the coding sequence ATGGCTCAACCCGAACCAATCATAACAGTTGACCAACTCGTCAAGACGTACGATGGCAAGAATGTCGTCGACAGCGTGTCGTTTGAGGTCAAGAAAGGCGAGATCTTCGGCATCCTCGGCCCGAATGGCGCTGGTAAGACGACGACGCTAGAAATGCTCGAGGCACTGAGGACAATTGATGGCGGCACGGCGACCATCGACGGGATTAACGTTGCCAAGCAGCCGAAGCATATTAAAAACATCATCGGTATCCAGCTGCAATCGACGACGTTTTACGACAAGCTAACCTTGCGCGAACAACTGAAAATGTTTGCCAGCTTGTACGGACAAATGGTCGACGCCGATGCGCTGCTGGCCAAGGTGCAATTGACCGACAAAGCCAAAAGCTATGTCGAGCAGCTCTCAGGCGGGCAAAAGCAACGCTTCGCTATCGCTTCGACGCTGGTTAACAATCCGACGGTGCTGTTCCTCGACGAGCCGACCACTGGGCTGGATCCGCAGGCTCGCCGCAATCTCTGGGATTTAATCAAAGAGATTCGCGATGAAGGCATCACTATCGTGCTGACCACGCATTATATGGACGAGGCTGAGCTGCTGTGCGACCGCTTGGCGATTATGGATAATGGTAAAATCATCACCATTGACACGCCGCACAATCTGATCCAGCAGCTATTGGCGCGCGGTTTCAAGAAAAAGCAAGTTGTCGAGCAGGCCAATTTGGAAGACGTATTTATTGACTTAACAGGAAAGGCGATTCGGGATTAG
- a CDS encoding CHAP domain-containing protein, with the protein MAVCISLGALYWPKITHKLHSLAAAGSIDSSRGEATFPQLDTTNLHPTRQKIISLAKTEFEAQSAGTKFSQGVSEAWCADFVSWIMQQAGAPLKNPHTGGWRIPGTFTLREYYEADSRFKPAGSGYQPRPGDVAIYRNSPVFGDHTNIVLKNDSGVLTTVGGNEMNRIRVFINHDKRYDGLLGYGVLAE; encoded by the coding sequence ATGGCTGTTTGTATCAGTCTCGGTGCGCTGTATTGGCCAAAAATTACTCATAAACTTCATTCGCTAGCAGCCGCTGGCAGCATTGATTCATCACGCGGCGAGGCGACGTTCCCGCAGCTTGATACCACAAATTTACATCCGACCCGGCAAAAAATTATCAGCCTCGCCAAAACCGAGTTCGAAGCACAATCCGCCGGCACCAAGTTCAGCCAAGGCGTCAGTGAAGCCTGGTGCGCCGATTTTGTGAGCTGGATCATGCAGCAGGCGGGCGCGCCATTAAAGAATCCGCACACTGGCGGCTGGCGCATTCCGGGAACATTTACCCTGCGTGAATATTACGAAGCGGACAGTCGATTCAAACCTGCTGGCTCTGGCTATCAACCGCGTCCCGGTGACGTGGCAATTTACCGCAATTCGCCGGTGTTTGGTGACCATACTAATATTGTACTGAAAAATGACAGTGGCGTTCTCACGACGGTTGGCGGTAATGAGATGAACCGCATTCGCGTATTCATCAACCACGATAAGCGCTACGATGGACTACTGGGATATGGCGTGCTAGCAGAATAA
- the arcC gene encoding carbamate kinase, whose translation MNQQRTIVVALGGNALQRQGEASSQAQQRVADETIAQLLPLIQAGHRVAIVHGNGPQVGNIVLHEEAINTEAVPSLPLEDSGAMSQGLIGFWLQQAIHDALATRGVHDKYAVSIVTQTVVDQADPAFQNPTKPIGPFYSEEEAKKVQAERGYTVREDSGRGWRRVVPSPKPQEIVEAPVIKALVDAGVLVVSTGGGGIPVLRDASGQLSGVAAVIDKDFGAAKLADTLRADTLLILTSVDAAKINFGQPTEQSLGEVSVEELQQHIDAGQFAAGSMLPKTQAALSFVAGASGRTAIITSLEKTADAINGAAGTRIKS comes from the coding sequence ATGAATCAGCAGCGAACCATTGTCGTCGCACTGGGAGGTAACGCCCTGCAACGTCAGGGCGAGGCCTCGTCCCAAGCGCAGCAGCGAGTGGCCGACGAAACAATCGCTCAGCTCCTGCCGCTGATTCAAGCTGGCCACCGCGTAGCCATTGTCCACGGCAATGGCCCGCAGGTCGGCAACATCGTCCTACACGAGGAAGCGATTAACACTGAGGCGGTGCCGAGCTTACCGCTGGAGGATTCTGGTGCGATGAGCCAGGGCCTCATTGGTTTTTGGCTGCAGCAAGCGATCCACGATGCGCTGGCGACTCGTGGTGTGCATGATAAGTATGCAGTGAGTATCGTTACCCAGACGGTGGTTGATCAAGCTGATCCGGCATTTCAAAATCCGACCAAGCCAATCGGGCCATTCTATTCAGAAGAAGAGGCCAAGAAGGTACAGGCCGAGCGCGGTTATACGGTGCGCGAGGACTCGGGTCGTGGCTGGCGGCGCGTTGTGCCATCACCAAAGCCTCAGGAGATTGTCGAGGCTCCCGTCATCAAGGCGCTGGTTGATGCCGGCGTGTTGGTGGTCTCGACTGGTGGTGGCGGCATTCCGGTGCTGCGTGACGCATCGGGCCAGTTAAGCGGCGTGGCGGCGGTGATCGACAAAGATTTTGGGGCGGCCAAGCTAGCGGACACACTCAGAGCGGATACACTATTGATCCTAACTTCGGTTGATGCAGCCAAGATCAACTTTGGTCAGCCAACAGAGCAGTCGCTCGGCGAGGTATCGGTCGAGGAGCTGCAGCAGCACATTGATGCTGGGCAATTTGCGGCCGGCTCAATGCTACCGAAAACCCAAGCGGCACTGAGTTTTGTGGCTGGTGCTTCGGGGCGCACGGCGATCATTACCTCGCTCGAAAAAACTGCTGATGCCATTAACGGTGCCGCCGGTACGCGCATCAAGAGTTAG